The proteins below come from a single Campylobacter sp. CCUG 57310 genomic window:
- the tilS gene encoding tRNA lysidine(34) synthetase TilS, protein MPDISLAELETLKSGKNLLAFSHGVDSTALFYLLEDAGVKFDIAIVDYNLRAQSKQEIASAKELALKFAKQIFELSVKLEGASFECRAREVRYKFFERICKEFGYTNLILAHQLDDKFEWFLMQLSKGAGLSELLGMSSFEKRANFNLIRPLLAVSKKQLLEFLQERKLRYFVDETNLQSDFTRNNFRAKFSEPFLHNFARGVAKSFELLQKDKEILEPEILYVFENFYLVKNDINVIRGIDRVCKILGVVMSEAQRKECARCLKSRADLVVSGKISVGYTQNFIFISPFVKAVMDKKFKEACRVLRVPKVVRPYLFSRDFDLNKLKDILAY, encoded by the coding sequence ATGCCTGATATCAGCCTTGCCGAGCTTGAAACTCTAAAAAGCGGTAAGAATTTACTTGCTTTTTCGCACGGAGTTGATAGCACGGCTCTTTTTTATCTACTTGAGGATGCGGGGGTTAAATTTGATATCGCGATTGTTGATTATAACTTAAGAGCTCAAAGTAAGCAAGAGATAGCAAGCGCTAAAGAGCTGGCTTTAAAATTCGCAAAGCAGATTTTTGAGCTTAGCGTTAAACTTGAGGGCGCAAGTTTTGAGTGCAGGGCAAGAGAAGTTAGATATAAGTTTTTTGAGCGAATTTGTAAGGAATTTGGCTATACGAATTTGATTTTAGCTCATCAGCTTGATGATAAATTCGAGTGGTTTTTGATGCAGCTTAGCAAGGGAGCGGGGTTAAGTGAGCTTCTTGGCATGAGTTCTTTTGAAAAAAGAGCGAATTTTAATCTCATTAGACCGCTTTTGGCTGTAAGCAAAAAACAGCTTTTAGAGTTTTTGCAAGAGCGCAAGCTTAGGTATTTTGTCGATGAGACAAATTTGCAAAGCGACTTTACTCGCAACAATTTTAGAGCTAAATTTAGCGAGCCGTTTTTGCATAATTTTGCCCGCGGAGTGGCAAAAAGCTTTGAGCTTTTACAAAAAGATAAAGAAATTTTAGAGCCTGAAATTTTATATGTTTTTGAGAATTTTTATCTGGTTAAAAACGATATAAACGTAATTCGCGGGATTGATAGGGTGTGTAAAATTTTAGGCGTAGTGATGAGTGAAGCTCAAAGAAAAGAGTGTGCCAGATGCCTAAAATCCCGAGCAGATTTAGTTGTAAGCGGTAAAATATCGGTAGGGTACACGCAAAATTTTATCTTTATATCGCCATTTGTAAAAGCCGTTATGGATAAGAAATTTAAAGAGGCTTGCAGGGTGTTAAGAGTGCCTAAAGTAGTAAGACCTTATCTTTTTAGTAGAGATTTTGACCTAAATAAATTAAAAGATATTTTAGCCTACTGA
- the miaB gene encoding tRNA (N6-isopentenyl adenosine(37)-C2)-methylthiotransferase MiaB: MSNATQKKLFIQTLGCAMNVRDSEHIIAELKQKEDYELTDKMEDADLILINTCSVREKPVHKLFSEVGSFEKAKKSGAKIGVCGCTASHLGSEIFKRAPYVDFVLGARNVSKISQAVNTPKFISTDINHDESEYAFGEFRSSPYKSHINISIGCDKKCTYCIVPHTRGDEISIPANLILSEVKKAADGGAKEIFLLGQNVNNYGKRFSASHEKMDFSDLLVKISEVNGVERIRFTSPHPLHMDDKFLEVFVNNPKICKSMHMPLQSGNTKVLREMKRGYTKEWFLDRALKLRSMCPDVSISTDIIVAFPGETDADFEDTMDVLERVRFEQIFSFKYSPRPLTKAAEFTNQIPDNIASARLTRLQSRHNEILDEITASQKDKILEVYFEELRANGAVAGRSFNNFLVQVDGSEELLGKTLKVKITNPKRMVLYGELVG, encoded by the coding sequence TTGAGTAACGCTACGCAAAAAAAGCTCTTCATACAGACATTAGGTTGTGCTATGAATGTGCGCGATAGCGAGCATATCATCGCAGAACTTAAGCAAAAAGAGGACTACGAGCTAACAGATAAGATGGAGGATGCCGATCTTATCCTTATAAACACCTGCTCGGTTCGCGAAAAGCCCGTGCATAAGCTATTTAGCGAAGTTGGGAGCTTTGAAAAAGCCAAAAAAAGCGGAGCTAAAATTGGAGTATGCGGTTGCACGGCAAGTCATCTTGGAAGTGAAATTTTTAAGCGCGCCCCTTATGTGGATTTCGTTTTAGGTGCAAGAAACGTAAGTAAAATTTCACAGGCCGTAAACACTCCGAAATTTATAAGCACGGACATAAATCACGACGAGAGCGAATACGCCTTTGGAGAATTTAGAAGCTCTCCTTATAAATCACACATAAACATCTCTATAGGCTGCGATAAGAAATGCACCTATTGTATCGTACCACACACCAGAGGCGACGAGATATCAATACCTGCAAATTTGATCTTAAGCGAAGTTAAAAAAGCAGCAGACGGTGGCGCTAAAGAGATATTTTTACTAGGACAAAACGTAAATAACTACGGCAAGCGCTTTTCAGCCTCGCACGAAAAGATGGATTTTAGCGATCTGCTCGTTAAGATAAGCGAGGTAAATGGGGTTGAGAGAATTCGATTTACCAGCCCTCACCCGCTTCATATGGATGATAAATTTTTAGAAGTTTTTGTAAATAATCCCAAAATTTGCAAATCCATGCACATGCCGCTTCAAAGCGGTAATACAAAAGTTCTTCGCGAGATGAAGCGAGGATATACTAAAGAGTGGTTTTTAGACCGCGCACTTAAACTTCGCTCGATGTGTCCTGATGTAAGCATAAGCACCGATATCATCGTGGCTTTCCCCGGTGAAACGGACGCTGATTTTGAAGATACGATGGATGTGCTTGAGCGTGTTAGATTTGAGCAAATTTTTAGCTTTAAGTACTCCCCTCGCCCTCTTACAAAAGCGGCGGAATTTACAAATCAAATTCCAGACAACATCGCCTCGGCTCGTTTAACAAGGCTTCAAAGCAGGCATAATGAAATTTTAGACGAGATAACAGCCTCTCAAAAAGATAAAATTTTAGAGGTTTATTTTGAAGAACTAAGAGCAAACGGCGCAGTTGCCGGAAGAAGCTTTAATAATTTCTTGGTTCAAGTAGATGGCAGCGAAGAGCTACTTGGCAAAACACTAAAAGTAAAAATCACAAATCCAAAAAGAATGGTTCTTTATGGCGAGTTGGTGGGCTAA
- a CDS encoding cation diffusion facilitator family transporter, producing the protein MMQFKDGEREKKIIKTAFIGIVTNVILASIKIFIALASNSVAIISDAVNNLSDAFSSLITIFGSKLAQKLPDESHPYGYGRVEYIGGLIVSIIVLMLGFEFLKTSIENIIEPVTTTFTPALLIILFIAIFVKFAIAFYYKKMGNLTKSIALKAVGQEALGDAIISCVILVSAGLSYFANIQVDGYAGALASLFIIYNGVILIKETFDRIIGGRVEKEVSDEIYKAVKECEIVLDAYDLILHNYGVERYVGSINVEVDEHMKISEISQRLNELQIEIYRRYRIYLVFGIYSVNLGQNDTKECVKNLLSEFKSILNLHAFFINTDKKTVRFDVVVSFKERNLDELRAKMESVVSAQFPGYKIFIVIDREFT; encoded by the coding sequence ATGATGCAATTTAAAGACGGCGAACGTGAAAAAAAGATAATAAAAACCGCTTTTATAGGTATAGTTACGAATGTTATTTTAGCAAGCATTAAAATTTTTATAGCGCTTGCTTCAAATTCCGTAGCTATCATCTCTGATGCGGTAAATAACCTAAGCGACGCATTTTCAAGCTTGATAACGATTTTTGGATCAAAGCTTGCTCAAAAGTTGCCTGACGAGAGCCACCCGTACGGATACGGAAGAGTTGAGTATATCGGAGGGCTTATAGTCTCTATCATAGTTTTAATGCTTGGTTTTGAGTTTTTAAAAACCTCGATAGAAAACATTATAGAGCCCGTTACTACGACATTTACTCCGGCTCTCTTAATCATACTTTTTATCGCTATATTTGTAAAATTTGCCATAGCGTTTTACTATAAAAAGATGGGAAATTTAACCAAATCCATAGCCTTAAAAGCAGTCGGACAGGAAGCCTTAGGAGACGCCATAATATCTTGCGTAATACTTGTTAGCGCAGGACTTTCGTACTTTGCAAATATCCAGGTTGACGGCTATGCAGGAGCCTTGGCTTCGCTTTTTATCATTTATAACGGCGTGATTTTGATTAAAGAAACCTTTGATAGGATTATCGGCGGGCGAGTGGAAAAAGAAGTAAGCGATGAAATTTATAAGGCGGTTAAGGAGTGTGAGATAGTTCTTGATGCGTATGATCTGATACTTCATAACTACGGTGTTGAGCGATATGTAGGTTCGATAAACGTAGAAGTTGACGAGCATATGAAAATTTCAGAAATTTCCCAGCGACTAAATGAGCTTCAGATAGAAATTTACCGCAGATATCGCATATATCTTGTGTTTGGAATTTATAGCGTAAATTTAGGACAAAACGACACTAAAGAGTGCGTAAAAAACCTATTAAGCGAATTTAAAAGCATACTGAATTTACACGCATTTTTTATAAATACGGATAAAAAAACGGTTAGATTTGATGTCGTAGTTAGCTTTAAAGAGCGAAATTTAGACGAGCTTAGAGCCAAAATGGAAAGTGTCGTTTCGGCGCAGTTTCCCGGATATAAAATTTTTATCGTTATCGATAGGGAGTTTACTTAG
- the nusA gene encoding transcription termination factor NusA yields the protein MEKIADIIESIANEKGLEIEDVKERVIRALVNTAKRVYGENYEYDVVIDSASRSLRLYQKITIVANDDERLQEDNEHFLSLDEAKKIDSGVEVGDELTYELSTDNLGRTAAQTLHKELEYHIQRLMEEKIFQKYQDMIGQMVFGTVTRVDSEENTFIEIDEIRAVMPRKNRIKGEKFRVGNVVKAVIKSVYIDKSQGIRVELSRTSPKFLEALLKAEVPEIKDGLVLIAASARIPGERAKVALISTTPNVDPVGATVGTKGVRINAVTKELNGENIDAIEFSSEPTILITRAMAPAIISAVKIVDEKKAVVTIASEQKSKAIGKSGINIRLASMLSGFEIELVELGSVKATEDKEESMKDLKALFGDL from the coding sequence GTGGAAAAGATAGCAGATATCATAGAGTCAATAGCAAACGAAAAAGGTTTAGAAATAGAGGACGTAAAAGAGCGCGTTATAAGGGCTCTTGTAAATACGGCCAAGCGCGTTTATGGCGAAAATTACGAATATGATGTCGTTATAGACAGCGCAAGTCGCTCGCTTCGTTTGTATCAAAAAATCACGATAGTGGCTAATGACGATGAGCGTTTGCAAGAGGATAACGAGCATTTTTTAAGCTTGGATGAGGCTAAAAAGATAGATAGCGGGGTTGAGGTAGGAGATGAGCTTACTTATGAGCTAAGCACTGATAATCTAGGCAGAACTGCTGCTCAAACGCTTCATAAAGAGCTTGAATACCACATACAGCGCCTAATGGAAGAGAAAATTTTCCAAAAATATCAAGACATGATAGGGCAAATGGTATTTGGAACCGTTACTCGCGTAGATAGCGAAGAAAATACATTTATAGAGATAGATGAAATTCGTGCCGTTATGCCACGTAAAAACCGTATCAAAGGTGAGAAATTTAGAGTCGGAAACGTCGTAAAAGCGGTTATTAAAAGCGTGTATATAGATAAATCTCAAGGCATTAGAGTTGAGCTTAGCAGGACATCTCCAAAATTTTTAGAAGCTCTTTTAAAAGCCGAAGTCCCAGAGATCAAAGATGGACTTGTATTGATCGCCGCAAGCGCTAGAATTCCGGGTGAAAGAGCAAAAGTCGCACTTATCTCAACAACTCCAAACGTAGATCCCGTGGGCGCAACGGTCGGCACTAAAGGCGTGCGCATAAATGCCGTGACAAAAGAGCTAAACGGAGAAAACATAGACGCGATAGAGTTTTCAAGTGAGCCGACTATCCTTATAACTCGAGCGATGGCGCCTGCTATAATAAGTGCCGTTAAGATCGTTGATGAGAAAAAAGCCGTCGTAACTATCGCAAGCGAGCAAAAGAGCAAGGCAATCGGCAAGAGCGGTATAAACATACGTTTAGCAAGCATGCTCAGCGGATTTGAAATCGAGCTTGTCGAGCTTGGCAGCGTGAAAGCAACCGAAGATAAAGAAGAGAGCATGAAAGATCTCAAGGCTCTGTTTGGTGATTTGTAG
- a CDS encoding lysophospholipid acyltransferase family protein, producing the protein MASWWAKFKRALFINFTTYAIYFLIWLIFLTCKKTYSKTNLQNSPCVVLFWHGRIAMMSFAYLHWWSKFKRHGKVIISDHKDGEIIARVIKFFGIGTIRGSSSKGGAKALINAFKEIKSGNDVIITPDGPRGPRHSVADGAVIIAQKQNVNIQILNYEASKFWQFKSWDKMILPKPFSTINFTLSESFSVANLSLEDAKNLIKKKMRTGDE; encoded by the coding sequence ATGGCGAGTTGGTGGGCTAAATTTAAAAGAGCGCTCTTTATAAATTTCACCACTTACGCCATATATTTTCTTATTTGGCTCATATTTTTAACCTGCAAAAAGACCTACTCCAAGACAAATTTACAAAATTCTCCGTGCGTCGTGCTCTTTTGGCATGGGCGCATAGCCATGATGAGCTTTGCCTACTTGCACTGGTGGAGCAAATTTAAAAGGCACGGCAAAGTAATTATCAGCGATCATAAAGACGGCGAGATAATCGCAAGAGTGATTAAATTTTTTGGCATAGGAACCATCAGGGGAAGTAGCTCAAAAGGCGGTGCAAAGGCTCTTATAAACGCCTTTAAAGAGATAAAATCTGGCAATGACGTGATAATCACTCCCGACGGACCAAGAGGCCCACGCCACAGCGTAGCGGACGGAGCCGTGATAATAGCTCAAAAGCAAAATGTAAATATCCAAATTTTAAACTATGAGGCGAGTAAATTTTGGCAATTTAAAAGCTGGGATAAGATGATATTGCCAAAGCCGTTTTCAACTATAAATTTTACTCTCTCAGAGTCTTTTAGCGTTGCTAATTTAAGCCTTGAAGACGCTAAAAATTTGATAAAAAAGAAAATGAGAACCGGCGATGAATAG
- a CDS encoding DNA polymerase III subunit gamma/tau codes for MQALALRYRPRNFDELIGQESVSKSLTHALSENRLTHAYLFSGLRGSGKTSSARIFSKALVCENGPTSKPCEKCAHCVMANESRHIDIIEMDAASHRKIDDIRELIEQTKYAPAAARYKIFIIDEVHMLTREAFNALLKTLEEPPSYVKFILATTDPLKLPATVLSRTQHFRFKQISKQNIIKHLEFILSKEGVEYESEAVEILARSGSGSLRDTLTLLDQAIVYSHAKITQSVVADMLGLLDPARIEEIMQVVMSGDRAAMSRLVSEIESYDGEMIIDELIANLKENFLSGSNKYSLLLYERFFRILSEAKSMLSVSSDNGFVLSIMLFMMMEAINLKPIDDMIGNFELKEQGLNLSSPTAKQAQKAQVNTAAKMVSKSPYELFLDKIYDRDYSLGECFKECIEFLEFKDNCLSLSSNASGVNQEKLRSSSKVIMEILRANFGSEAKIKIAPKEIQPKIDDKNEANLSKSDMARARQDMEQISSPNLAEPSQEFQSNFKPYLGDKRDNTEDFTTAYSLKFQTDSGIVVDDMALLDMELEKIEEQSKDTSKPSEIPEVKVKIDDSTMLKPESTESKSPEELQNAKNQAILKEAHRLFGEPEILNLG; via the coding sequence TTGCAAGCACTCGCACTTAGATATCGCCCCCGAAATTTCGACGAACTTATCGGACAAGAATCGGTAAGCAAAAGCCTAACTCACGCACTTAGTGAAAATCGCCTAACTCATGCGTATCTGTTTTCGGGTCTTCGCGGAAGCGGTAAGACTTCAAGCGCTAGAATTTTTTCAAAGGCGCTAGTTTGCGAGAACGGACCTACTTCAAAGCCGTGTGAAAAGTGCGCTCATTGCGTCATGGCTAACGAGTCTCGCCACATCGATATCATCGAGATGGACGCGGCAAGCCACAGAAAGATAGACGACATCAGAGAGCTTATCGAGCAGACGAAATACGCCCCTGCGGCGGCGCGGTATAAAATTTTTATCATAGACGAGGTGCATATGCTCACTCGCGAAGCCTTTAATGCGCTTTTAAAGACGCTTGAAGAACCTCCAAGCTATGTGAAATTTATCCTTGCTACAACCGATCCGCTTAAGCTTCCCGCTACCGTGCTTTCGCGCACTCAGCATTTTAGATTTAAGCAAATTTCAAAGCAAAACATCATCAAGCATCTTGAATTTATCCTGAGTAAAGAGGGTGTGGAGTATGAGAGCGAGGCTGTAGAAATTCTCGCTCGCAGCGGGTCCGGTTCGCTTCGTGATACGCTTACTTTGCTTGATCAAGCTATTGTTTATTCGCACGCAAAGATCACTCAAAGCGTGGTTGCCGATATGCTTGGGCTACTAGATCCTGCACGTATCGAAGAGATTATGCAAGTCGTGATGAGTGGCGATAGAGCAGCGATGAGCAGGCTCGTAAGCGAGATTGAGAGCTATGACGGAGAGATGATAATTGATGAATTAATCGCAAATTTAAAAGAGAATTTTTTAAGCGGAAGCAACAAATATTCACTGCTTTTATACGAGAGATTTTTTAGAATTTTATCCGAAGCCAAGAGCATGCTTAGCGTAAGTAGCGATAACGGTTTCGTGCTTAGCATAATGCTTTTTATGATGATGGAAGCGATAAATTTAAAGCCTATTGACGACATGATAGGAAATTTTGAGCTAAAAGAGCAGGGCTTAAATTTAAGCTCTCCTACAGCTAAGCAGGCTCAAAAGGCTCAAGTAAATACAGCTGCTAAAATGGTATCAAAAAGCCCGTATGAACTGTTTTTGGATAAAATTTACGATAGAGATTACTCACTTGGAGAGTGCTTTAAGGAGTGCATTGAATTTTTGGAGTTTAAAGATAACTGCTTGAGCCTTTCTTCAAATGCAAGTGGAGTCAACCAAGAAAAATTGCGCTCCAGCTCAAAAGTTATAATGGAAATTTTACGTGCGAATTTTGGTTCAGAGGCAAAGATTAAGATTGCCCCAAAAGAAATTCAGCCTAAAATAGACGATAAAAACGAAGCGAATTTATCCAAGAGCGATATGGCTAGAGCTAGGCAAGATATGGAGCAAATTTCAAGTCCGAATTTAGCCGAGCCAAGTCAAGAGTTTCAGTCAAATTTTAAGCCTTATCTTGGCGATAAAAGAGATAATACCGAGGATTTTACTACCGCTTATTCGCTAAAATTTCAAACCGATTCAGGCATTGTGGTTGATGATATGGCTTTGCTTGATATGGAGCTTGAAAAGATTGAAGAGCAAAGCAAGGATACAAGTAAGCCAAGCGAAATTCCCGAAGTAAAGGTCAAGATAGACGATTCTACTATGCTTAAGCCGGAATCAACTGAGTCAAAATCGCCCGAAGAGTTGCAAAACGCTAAAAACCAAGCTATATTAAAAGAGGCACATAGGCTTTTTGGCGAACCTGAAATTTTAAATTTGGGCTAA
- a CDS encoding HP0268 family nuclease, whose amino-acid sequence MELKLARNEIDAKPKTISLDKIEAAVSKDGQKIFYFDKDNSHKQLIALIEHFEEKGLSVYHRTVKYGLDENDYMYEVHIL is encoded by the coding sequence ATGGAGCTAAAACTAGCCAGAAACGAGATTGACGCGAAACCAAAGACAATTTCGCTCGATAAGATCGAAGCCGCAGTTTCCAAAGATGGACAGAAAATTTTTTATTTCGATAAAGACAATAGCCACAAGCAGCTAATCGCCCTAATAGAGCATTTTGAAGAAAAAGGGCTAAGTGTATATCACAGAACGGTCAAATACGGACTTGACGAGAACGACTACATGTATGAGGTTCATATTCTTTGA
- the rho gene encoding transcription termination factor Rho produces MENTNQSAQANSETTKTTKKHQNTRTHIPVDGHKIEELRMLSLEDLVQIANTVGVENPREFRRQDLIFEILKTQTKQGGFILFTGILEITNEGYGFLRSVDANLSDSSNDAYVSNSQIRKFALRVGDIVTGQVREPKDQEKYYALLKIEAVNYMPLAEAKERPLFDNLTPLFPTQKLHLEYDAMKLTGRVLDLFTPIGKGQRGLIVAPPRSGKTELMKELAHGIARNHPEAHLMVLLVDERPEEVTDMQRCVKGEVFSSTFDLPALNHVRVAELVIEKAKRLVEMGKDVIILLDSITRLARAYNTVTPPSGKVLTGGVDANALHKPKRFFGAARNIEDGGSLTIVATALIDTGSRMDEVIFEEFKGTGNSEIVLDRNISDRRIYPAINILKSGTRKEELLQKPDELQKIWAIRSAIASMDDVEALKFLYAKMLKTKDNKELLSILND; encoded by the coding sequence ATGGAAAACACTAATCAATCTGCGCAAGCAAATTCAGAGACCACAAAAACTACGAAAAAACATCAAAATACTCGCACTCATATTCCTGTAGACGGACACAAGATAGAAGAACTTCGCATGCTAAGCCTGGAAGATCTGGTGCAGATAGCAAACACCGTAGGAGTGGAAAATCCTCGCGAATTTCGCAGACAAGATTTGATATTTGAAATCCTAAAAACGCAGACCAAACAAGGCGGTTTTATATTATTTACGGGGATTTTAGAGATTACCAACGAGGGTTATGGATTTTTACGCTCGGTTGATGCGAATTTAAGCGACAGCTCTAACGACGCTTACGTTTCAAACTCTCAAATTCGCAAATTTGCCCTTCGTGTGGGCGACATCGTAACCGGTCAAGTTAGAGAGCCAAAAGATCAAGAAAAATATTACGCCCTGCTTAAAATCGAAGCGGTTAATTACATGCCTCTAGCGGAAGCCAAAGAAAGACCGCTTTTTGATAACTTAACTCCGCTATTTCCGACTCAAAAGCTTCACCTTGAGTATGACGCGATGAAGCTTACGGGTCGCGTGCTTGATCTCTTTACACCTATCGGAAAGGGGCAGCGCGGACTTATCGTCGCACCTCCAAGAAGCGGTAAAACTGAGCTTATGAAAGAGCTTGCTCACGGTATAGCAAGAAATCATCCTGAAGCGCATCTTATGGTGCTTTTGGTTGATGAACGCCCTGAAGAAGTTACCGATATGCAGCGCTGCGTAAAAGGCGAAGTGTTCAGCTCGACTTTTGATCTTCCTGCGCTTAATCACGTACGAGTTGCAGAGCTTGTTATCGAAAAAGCAAAGCGTTTAGTTGAAATGGGCAAGGATGTCATCATCTTGCTTGACAGTATAACCCGTCTTGCACGCGCCTACAACACCGTAACTCCGCCAAGCGGCAAGGTGCTAACGGGCGGAGTTGACGCAAACGCGCTTCACAAACCGAAAAGATTTTTCGGAGCGGCTAGAAACATCGAGGACGGCGGAAGCTTGACGATAGTAGCAACCGCGCTTATTGACACGGGTTCAAGAATGGATGAGGTTATATTTGAGGAATTTAAAGGCACGGGAAATAGCGAGATCGTGCTTGATCGCAACATCTCAGACCGCAGAATTTATCCGGCTATCAATATCTTAAAATCAGGCACGAGAAAAGAAGAGCTTCTTCAAAAGCCTGATGAACTTCAAAAAATTTGGGCTATACGCTCGGCCATCGCTTCGATGGATGATGTGGAAGCGCTTAAATTCCTGTATGCAAAAATGCTTAAAACAAAAGACAACAAAGAGCTTTTGTCGATATTAAATGATTAA